The sequence below is a genomic window from Sphingomonas jaspsi DSM 18422.
CCTTGGCGGCCAACCAGGACCTGCTGATCCGACGCGGCTGGTCGGGGGTCGCGATGGGCGATCTGGTTCGATCGCAGCTGTCGGCCTACGAAGAATTGTTCGACGAACGCATCATCTTTTCGGGTCCCGAAGGAATGGTCCTGCGCCCGTCCGCCGCCGAGGCGCTCGGCCTTGCGATCCACGAACTCGGAACGAACGCCGTCAAATATGGCGCATTGTCCAACGACAAAGGCCGACTGTATGTGGAATGGGCGGTCGGCGGGACCGAGGCCGACCCCCGCTTCCGCCTCAGCTGGCGCGAAATTGGCGGGCCGCCGGTGAAGCCACCGTCCCGCAAGGGCTTCGGCTCCGTCCTGACCTCCCGGAACGTCGAGCGATCCATGTCTGCAACGGTGACCCAGGAGTTCAAGCCTAAGGGGCTTGTTTGGAGTTTCGACGCTCCGCTCGCTCAAGTCGATTTGCCTGATCAGATTCCACAGGAATGAGCGCTGCACTGTTGGGGTACCGCCCGCCCCGGAGCGCCTTGCATTTGCTGGCGAATCTGGTAGAGGCGCGCCCTTCCAAGACATTTGTCGTGGGATTGCGGGAGGTTCGTTCGCGAGCCGCTTGTACCGCTAAACTTGAACGGGATGCGCGCCGCAAGGGGCAAGTCCCACTAAAGAGTGAGAAAAATGGCTAAGAAAATCACGGGCTATATCAAGCTCCAGGTGCCGGCTGGCACCGCCAATCCGTCGCCGCCGATCGGCCCGGCCCTGGGCCAGCGCGGCGTCAACATCATGGAATTCTGCAAGGCCTTCAACGCCGCGACGCAGGACCTTGAAAAGCAGATGCCGATCCCGACGATCATCACCGTCTATGCGGATCGCAGCTTCTCGTTCGTCACCAAGACCCCGCCGGCGTCGTTCCTTCTGAAGAAGGCCGCAAAGCTGAAGTCGGGTTCGAAGGAGCCGGGCAAGGTTTCGGCGGGCACCATCAAGCGCTCGCAGCTCGCGGAAATCGCGGAAATGAAGATGAAGGATCTCTCGGCGAACGACATCGACGCCGCGACCAAGATCATCGAAGGCTCGGCCCGCGCGATGGGCCTCCAGGTTGTGGAGGGCTAAGACCATGGCAAAGCTGACCAAGAAGCAGAAGAGCCTCGACGGCAAGGTCCAGGCCGACAAGCTGTACGGCGTCGACGAAGCGCTGGGTCTCGTGAAGAG
It includes:
- the rplK gene encoding 50S ribosomal protein L11, which gives rise to MAKKITGYIKLQVPAGTANPSPPIGPALGQRGVNIMEFCKAFNAATQDLEKQMPIPTIITVYADRSFSFVTKTPPASFLLKKAAKLKSGSKEPGKVSAGTIKRSQLAEIAEMKMKDLSANDIDAATKIIEGSARAMGLQVVEG